Below is a genomic region from Raphanus sativus cultivar WK10039 chromosome 4, ASM80110v3, whole genome shotgun sequence.
gtctcttgtttttttttggtcagttCATTTCTGGGCGCCAACGTTCAAGTGGGGAATAAGCATTGCTAACATTGCAGACTTTGCTAAACCTACTGACAAAATATCATACCCTCAACAGATTGGTAATTGCATCCCACTTTCCTTTCCTTTGTTTGTCTTTGTCATACCTCTCAATGATCTTACTCTAATATTATCTCTTTTAGCTGTTACATGCACTGGAGTTATCTGGTCTCGTTACAGCATGGTTATCACTCCCGTGAGTTGTCCTTTTCTTGAACACTTCTCATTATGCATATAATGCCATCACGCCTCTTTTCTGacttttgtttgattttgatttaCAGAAAAACTGGAACCTCTTTAGCGTCAATGTTGCTATGGCTGGGACTGGCATGTACCAGCTTGCTCGTAAAATCAAGTGAGATCCCATTACTTCTTACATTTCTTCTAATATCTTATATCTTCTTTTTGGCTATTATTTGCAATGCTTTCTAGTTTCTACTAATGAACATTTTGTTAACTAGTGAACATTTTGTTTTTGCTCTACAGAAACGATTTTGCATCTGATGTGGAGCCTGTTGTTGCCAAAGAATGATTACGACGAAAAACAAGAAGATGAAAGCATCAAAGGAAAGATGGGATATCATCTCCATATTGCTTGTGTTTGAAAATCTAGTTTCATGATATTTGATTTTTCCTTTTCATTCTCAGATCTTAAGGGTCGATTTACTATGAAATAAGTTCATCTTTTTAATACCCCATAAACGCTTCTCTCTGTCTTTGATGCGGTATCTATGGGAACTTTGTTTCAGTGAGCTTCTCCTGCGGCTGTGATAAGTACCTTATAAGCTCTTCTTCCCTTTCTATACAATAACAGTCTTCTCTCTCTCCGTGCCGACATATTTAAGTTGACACATTGAACAGTCGTCCATCATTATGCCACTTCCACCAGAAGAACATGAATAAAAGACTCGATATCAATAGTACCAGAGATGTCACAGGAATGTAATAATGAATCTGAAACATCATTTTCCTGAGGTTTGTTATTTGCTTAAATCAATGAGGTCAAAAGCTCTATTCATATCCTATGAAACTGCATCATtcataatcaaattaaaattcaGAACAAAATATCTTCTATGAATCGAATGTTTAGTTCCAAATGAATCGAGTCTGGTCagcaaaaggaaaaaagaacaaGCCGTGTGGAAGTACAGACCAGAACAAGGATCTGCATCCATCTCTAACAACTGCTTTCTACTTTTCTGTATTTGGTCATTGTTCCTGACAACGTGGTGAACCTTGAGGACAAGGGGACGTAAATGGCGCCAGTATATATCACTCTTCTAATGGCTCGGCCCCTTTGGAATTGTTTTCAGAATCTACATCTACATCGTTTGCGTTCAAGTTGAGTCCCGAATCCTTACTGCTTTCGTTCAGATCTTGTCGCACTGTTTTTTCTTCCTCCTGCTGAGAAACAGATAGAGAGATTCAAGTATCTAATTTAAGATCACTTCTTCAAATAGACTGTAGTGTATTCAAAATTTGCAGCGtgaggacaaaaaaaaaaagagaaaatgttACCTGATTATCTTCCATAGGAACATCATTCATGTCTGGTTTTTCCTCAATTTGTGCTTTCTTCTCGCTTGGCTCTGCTGCACTTGCGTCTTGCTCaatttctttcttctcctcttcctcagccttttcgtcttcttcttcttcttcaaccttATCATCATCCTCAGTTTCTGTAACTTGGTTCTTCTGCTCTTCAAGTAGTGCGATCTACACCATTTAATCCCACCACTTAAAAACTTCACAAGAACTCTATAAAACGACCAATAATATGTTgaatgaatgaaaaaaatactGAAGCTCCATAATTTTAATCCAAAGACGATTCAACCATACAGCAAACGAAACTCCAATGTCTTAACTTTCTTGCTAACAAAGTTCACAACTTTAGAAAGAAACATTTTCAAAACATGATGTACTAATGAGACATAAGACATAAGCTAAGTCTAATGAGTGTCCTTTTCATATGTAGCTCTCAAAAAGGGTGAGAGGGCTTTCTAAA
It encodes:
- the LOC130511980 gene encoding uncharacterized protein LOC130511980 isoform X2 translates to MEGVGGGRLGRSSTRYGGPATVFTGPVRKWKKKWVHVSPSAKKHNNHSSSAANGSSSQLLLFKWAPLSQNNEEEDGQSESLSPSEDSALDPPRRRRFKFVPIALLEEQKNQVTETEDDDKVEEEEEDEKAEEEEKKEIEQDASAAEPSEKKAQIEEKPDMNDVPMEDNQEEEKTVRQDLNESSKDSGLNLNANDVDVDSENNSKGAEPLEE
- the LOC130511980 gene encoding uncharacterized protein LOC130511980 isoform X1; the encoded protein is MEGVGGGRLGRSSTRYGGPATVFTGPVRKWKKKWVHVSPSAKKHNNHSSSAANGSSSQLLLFKWAPLSQNNEEEDGQSESLSPSEDSALDPPRRRRFKFVPIALLEEQKNQVTETEDDDKVEEEEEDEKAEEEEKKEIEQDASAAEPSEKKAQIEEKPDMNDVPMEDNQQEEEKTVRQDLNESSKDSGLNLNANDVDVDSENNSKGAEPLEE
- the LOC130511981 gene encoding mitochondrial pyruvate carrier 4 isoform X2, with the translated sequence MATSRLQALWNHPAGPKTIHFWAPTFKWGISIANIADFAKPTDKISYPQQIAVTCTGVIWSRYSMVITPKNWNLFSVNVAMAGTGMYQLARKIKNDFASDVEPVVAKE
- the LOC130511981 gene encoding mitochondrial pyruvate carrier 4 isoform X1, whose protein sequence is MATSRLQALWNHPAGPKTIHFWAPTFKWGISIANIADFAKPTDKISYPQQIGNCIPLSFPLFVFVIPLNDLTLILSLLAVTCTGVIWSRYSMVITPKNWNLFSVNVAMAGTGMYQLARKIKNDFASDVEPVVAKE